A window of the Deinococcus malanensis genome harbors these coding sequences:
- a CDS encoding response regulator, with protein MTGTLTPALFDDQQQILAALNAFRRGDFSVRLPMNWDGVSGKIADTFNELLEESQRISQDIARVGLVVGKEGNTKQRIPLGTTTGGWASLIEGVNELVDDLVRPTAEMTRVITAVAHGDLSQTMAMEVNGQPMQGQFLQIVSTVNTMVEQLNAFASEVTRVAREVGTEGKLGGQAQVAGVGGVWKDLTDNVNFMANNLTGQVRNIADVTTAVAGGDLSRKITVDARGEILDLKNTINTMVDQLNAFASEVTRVAREVGTEGQLGGQADVRGVGGTWKDLTDNVNFMANNLTGQVRNIADVTTAVANGDLSRKITVDARGEILELKNTINTMVDQLNAFASEVTRVAREVGTEGQLGGQAEVKGVGGTWKDLTDNVNFMANNLTGQVRNIADVTTAVANGDLSRKITVDARGEILDLKNTINTMVDQLNAFASEVTRVAREVGTEGKLGGQADVRGVGGTWKDLTDNVNFMANNLTNQVRNIAFVTTAVAGGDLSKKITVDVKGEILDLKNTINTMVDQLNAFASEVTRVAREVGTEGKLGGQAQVTGVGGTWKDLTDNVNFMANNLTDQVRGIARVVTAVANGELDRKLNVRAQGEIAELAETINGMIGTLATFAEQVTSVAREVGTEGQLGGQANVPGASGTWKDLTDNVNSLAANLTTQVRAIAEVATAVTLGDLTRSISVEASGEMDALKNNINTMIQTLRETTEKNYEQDWLKTNLAKFTGMLQGQRDLLTVSRLILSELAPLVRARHGVFYTLDEEASMPTLQLQASYAYRERKGLGNRFRLGEGLVGQAALEQEPIVLTHVPSDYVQINSGLGAATPNSIVVLPVVFEGQTKAVIELASFEPFSATHLSFLEQFTESVGIVLNTIQATMRTETLLRQSQGMAQELQSQQEELRQTNEELEQKARLLAEQNREVEDKNREVESARHALEEKAAQLALTSKYKSEFLANMSHELRTPLNSLLLLAHQLRDNPDGNLTDQQQAYAKTIYAAGNDLLSLINDILDLSKIESGTVSADLTEVPLRSVRDSVETTFAHVASDKGVPLQLDFDAELPPTLLTDEKRLLQILKNLLSNAFKFTEKGSVTLQVEPALSGWSADHSTLRRAPSVVAFRVSDTGIGIAADKQRVIFEAFQQADGTTSRKYGGTGLGLAISRELARILGGEIALQSTPGVGSVFTLYLPMGDRAVDRQERQPQAAMPARLSPSVSGSSGARSATLTAEPVQATVEPPAGEAAVGAPLDDRSALQPGDRAVLIVEDDPTYAGILLDLARERGFMGLVATRGDQALTLAQTYRPAAVTLDLTLPDTSGWAVLDSLKHDPLTRHIPVHIISGQEASLVGRKLGALDHITKSGDREQLSAAFASLEDFLARRVKNLLVVEDDGPQRQNIVDLIGNGDVKTTAVSTGTEALELLSSMPFDCIVLDLNLPDMNGFELMTRLQQTPSLRAIPIIVYTAQDLTRQQETQLRKAAKSIILKDVRSPERLLDEVTLFLHRVEANLPEAKRQVLEGARQQEPILHGRRVLVVDDDIRNIFALTAVLERHRMQVLTAENGRDAIQMLESNPDVDIVLMDVMMPELDGYETTRLIRQNRKWKNLPIISLTAKAMPGDREQSIESGASDYISKPVNTGQLLSLLRVWLSR; from the coding sequence ATGACCGGTACGTTGACCCCTGCGCTCTTTGACGACCAGCAACAGATTCTTGCCGCCCTGAACGCCTTCCGGCGGGGCGATTTCAGCGTGCGCCTGCCCATGAACTGGGACGGCGTGTCTGGCAAGATCGCCGATACCTTCAACGAACTGCTCGAAGAAAGCCAGCGCATCTCTCAGGACATCGCCCGCGTCGGGCTGGTGGTCGGGAAAGAGGGCAACACCAAGCAGCGTATTCCCCTGGGCACCACCACCGGCGGCTGGGCCTCCCTGATTGAAGGTGTCAATGAACTCGTCGACGATCTGGTCCGGCCAACTGCCGAAATGACCCGTGTGATCACGGCCGTTGCCCACGGGGACCTGTCTCAGACCATGGCGATGGAAGTCAACGGGCAGCCGATGCAGGGTCAGTTCCTGCAGATCGTCAGCACTGTCAACACCATGGTCGAGCAGCTCAATGCCTTCGCTTCGGAAGTAACGCGTGTGGCGCGTGAGGTGGGCACCGAAGGCAAGCTGGGTGGACAGGCCCAGGTGGCTGGCGTCGGCGGCGTGTGGAAGGACCTGACCGACAACGTGAACTTCATGGCCAACAACCTCACTGGTCAGGTGCGCAACATTGCCGATGTGACGACCGCGGTCGCTGGTGGGGACCTGAGCCGCAAAATCACGGTCGATGCCCGCGGTGAGATCCTGGATCTGAAGAACACCATCAACACCATGGTGGACCAGCTCAACGCCTTCGCCTCGGAAGTGACCCGCGTGGCGCGCGAGGTGGGTACCGAGGGTCAGCTCGGCGGTCAGGCGGACGTGCGCGGCGTCGGGGGGACCTGGAAGGACCTGACCGACAACGTGAACTTCATGGCCAACAACCTGACCGGTCAGGTGCGCAACATTGCCGACGTGACCACGGCAGTGGCCAACGGGGACCTGAGCCGCAAAATCACCGTGGACGCCCGCGGCGAGATTCTTGAGCTAAAGAACACCATCAATACCATGGTGGATCAGCTCAATGCCTTCGCCTCCGAAGTCACGCGTGTGGCGCGTGAGGTGGGCACCGAAGGGCAACTGGGCGGCCAGGCCGAGGTCAAGGGCGTCGGGGGGACCTGGAAGGACCTGACCGACAACGTGAACTTCATGGCCAACAACCTGACCGGTCAGGTGCGCAACATTGCCGACGTGACCACGGCAGTGGCCAACGGGGACCTGAGCCGCAAAATCACCGTGGACGCCCGCGGTGAGATCCTGGATCTGAAGAACACCATCAATACCATGGTGGATCAGCTCAACGCCTTCGCTTCCGAAGTCACGCGTGTGGCGCGTGAGGTGGGCACGGAGGGCAAGCTGGGCGGCCAGGCGGACGTGCGCGGCGTCGGGGGGACCTGGAAGGACCTGACCGACAACGTGAACTTCATGGCCAACAACCTGACCAATCAGGTGCGCAACATCGCCTTCGTGACCACGGCGGTCGCCGGCGGAGACCTGAGCAAGAAGATCACCGTGGACGTCAAGGGCGAGATCCTGGACCTGAAAAACACCATCAATACGATGGTGGATCAGCTCAATGCCTTCGCCTCGGAGGTAACGCGCGTGGCGCGCGAGGTGGGCACCGAGGGCAAGCTGGGCGGCCAGGCCCAGGTCACCGGCGTCGGGGGGACCTGGAAGGACCTGACCGACAACGTGAACTTCATGGCCAACAACCTCACCGATCAGGTGCGTGGTATTGCGCGCGTCGTCACGGCGGTGGCCAACGGGGAACTCGACCGCAAGCTCAACGTGCGGGCACAGGGCGAAATTGCCGAGCTGGCCGAAACCATCAACGGCATGATCGGCACGCTGGCGACCTTCGCCGAGCAGGTCACCTCGGTGGCCCGTGAGGTGGGCACCGAAGGGCAGCTGGGCGGCCAGGCCAACGTGCCGGGCGCCAGCGGGACCTGGAAGGACCTGACTGACAACGTGAACAGCCTGGCGGCCAACCTGACCACTCAGGTGCGCGCCATCGCCGAGGTCGCCACGGCCGTGACACTGGGCGACCTGACCCGCTCGATCTCGGTGGAAGCCAGCGGTGAGATGGACGCGCTGAAAAACAACATCAACACCATGATCCAGACGTTGCGCGAGACCACCGAGAAGAACTACGAGCAGGACTGGCTGAAAACCAACCTGGCCAAGTTCACCGGGATGCTGCAGGGCCAGCGTGATCTGCTGACCGTAAGCCGCCTGATCCTCTCGGAACTTGCGCCGCTGGTGCGCGCCCGTCACGGAGTGTTCTATACCCTGGACGAGGAAGCCAGCATGCCCACCCTGCAACTGCAGGCCAGCTACGCCTACCGCGAGCGCAAGGGCCTGGGCAACCGCTTCCGTCTGGGCGAGGGTCTGGTCGGGCAGGCGGCGCTGGAGCAGGAACCCATCGTGCTCACGCACGTGCCCAGCGACTACGTGCAGATCAACTCCGGCCTGGGCGCCGCCACGCCCAACAGCATCGTGGTGCTGCCGGTCGTGTTCGAAGGCCAGACCAAGGCCGTCATCGAGCTGGCGTCCTTCGAGCCGTTCAGCGCCACGCACCTGAGTTTCCTGGAGCAGTTCACCGAGTCGGTGGGCATCGTGCTCAACACCATCCAGGCGACCATGCGCACGGAAACGCTGCTGCGTCAGTCGCAGGGCATGGCCCAGGAACTGCAGAGCCAGCAGGAAGAGCTGCGCCAGACCAACGAGGAACTCGAGCAGAAGGCCCGTCTGCTGGCCGAGCAGAACCGCGAGGTGGAGGACAAGAACCGCGAGGTCGAGTCGGCCCGCCACGCCCTGGAGGAGAAGGCCGCACAGCTGGCGCTAACCAGCAAGTACAAGAGCGAATTCCTGGCCAACATGAGCCACGAGCTGCGCACGCCGCTCAACAGCCTGCTGCTGCTGGCCCACCAGCTGCGCGACAACCCGGACGGCAACCTGACCGATCAGCAGCAGGCCTACGCCAAGACCATCTACGCTGCCGGCAACGACCTGCTGAGCCTGATCAACGACATCCTGGACCTGTCCAAGATCGAGTCCGGCACCGTCAGTGCGGACCTGACCGAGGTGCCGCTGCGCAGCGTGCGCGACTCGGTGGAAACCACCTTCGCCCACGTGGCGTCAGACAAGGGGGTGCCGCTGCAGCTGGACTTCGACGCCGAGCTGCCGCCCACACTGTTGACCGACGAGAAACGCCTGCTGCAGATCCTGAAAAACCTGCTGTCCAACGCCTTCAAGTTCACCGAGAAGGGCAGCGTCACCCTGCAGGTCGAGCCCGCGCTCTCCGGCTGGAGCGCCGACCACTCCACGCTGCGCCGGGCGCCTTCGGTGGTGGCCTTCCGAGTCAGCGACACCGGAATCGGGATTGCCGCCGACAAGCAGCGTGTGATTTTCGAAGCCTTCCAGCAGGCCGACGGCACGACCTCGCGCAAGTACGGCGGCACCGGACTGGGGCTGGCCATCAGCCGCGAGCTCGCGCGCATTCTGGGCGGCGAGATCGCCCTCCAGAGCACGCCCGGGGTGGGCAGCGTGTTCACGCTGTACCTGCCGATGGGCGACCGCGCCGTGGACCGTCAGGAGCGTCAGCCCCAGGCCGCCATGCCTGCCCGGCTGTCCCCTTCCGTCTCCGGCAGTTCCGGTGCACGCAGCGCCACCCTGACGGCCGAGCCCGTCCAGGCCACGGTGGAACCGCCGGCCGGTGAGGCGGCGGTGGGCGCGCCGCTCGATGACCGCAGTGCGCTGCAGCCTGGAGACCGGGCTGTCTTGATCGTCGAGGACGACCCCACCTACGCAGGTATCCTGCTGGACCTGGCCCGCGAGCGCGGCTTCATGGGTCTGGTCGCCACGCGCGGGGACCAGGCACTCACGCTGGCCCAGACCTACCGGCCCGCGGCCGTGACCCTGGATCTGACCCTGCCCGACACCAGCGGCTGGGCTGTGCTGGACTCGCTCAAGCACGACCCGTTGACCCGGCACATCCCGGTGCACATCATCTCGGGGCAGGAGGCGTCACTGGTGGGGCGCAAGCTCGGTGCGCTGGACCACATCACCAAGTCCGGGGACCGCGAGCAGCTCAGCGCCGCGTTTGCCAGCCTGGAAGACTTCCTGGCACGCCGCGTCAAGAACCTGCTGGTGGTGGAGGACGACGGCCCGCAGCGGCAGAACATCGTTGATCTGATCGGCAATGGAGACGTGAAAACCACCGCGGTGAGCACCGGCACCGAGGCGCTGGAGCTGCTGTCCAGCATGCCGTTTGACTGCATCGTGCTGGATCTCAATCTGCCGGACATGAACGGCTTCGAGCTGATGACCAGGCTGCAGCAGACGCCGTCACTGCGCGCCATCCCGATTATCGTGTACACCGCCCAGGACCTCACCCGCCAGCAGGAGACCCAGCTGCGCAAGGCGGCCAAGTCGATCATCCTCAAGGACGTGCGCTCGCCCGAGCGTCTGCTTGACGAGGTGACACTGTTCCTGCACCGCGTGGAGGCCAACCTGCCTGAGGCCAAGCGCCAGGTCCTGGAAGGGGCGCGCCAGCAGGAGCCGATCCTGCACGGCCGGCGCGTGCTGGTGGTAGACGACGATATCCGCAACATCTTTGCGCTGACGGCGGTACTTGAGCGCCACCGCATGCAGGTCCTGACGGCCGAGAACGGGCGGGACGCCATCCAGATGCTCGAGAGCAATCCCGACGTGGACATCGTCCTGATGGACGTGATGATGCCGGAACTCGACGGTTACGAGACCACGCGCCTGATCCGCCAGAACCGCAAGTGGAAGAACCTGCCCATCATCTCCCTGACGGCCAAGGCCATGCCCGGTGACCGTGAGCAGTCCATCGAGTCGGGCGCCAGCGACTACATCAGCAAGCCGGTCAACACCGGTCAGCTGCTGTCGTTGCTGCGCGTCTGGCTCTCGCGCTGA
- a CDS encoding phosphoribosyltransferase: MTCWFRDRHDAGEQLAGLLGRLGPWPANTLVLGLPRGGVPVALPVALALKAPLDVLPVRKLGVPGWSEVAMGAIGPGGIRVLHDPLIVRLGISDDAIRKVEARERTELSRREGAYREGRPAPVLSGQTVILVDDGLATGATMMAAVGVARASSPQRVVVTVPVASTEAHADLSALADEVLCLCTPPDFRAVGQYYQDFTQTTDDEVRSALRAAHERSPHDPT; this comes from the coding sequence ATGACCTGCTGGTTCCGGGACCGTCACGACGCGGGTGAGCAGCTGGCCGGGTTGCTCGGCCGTCTGGGTCCCTGGCCCGCAAACACGCTGGTTCTGGGCCTCCCGCGCGGAGGAGTACCGGTGGCGCTTCCTGTCGCCCTCGCCTTGAAGGCGCCGCTGGATGTGCTGCCGGTCCGCAAGCTCGGCGTTCCCGGGTGGTCGGAGGTCGCCATGGGCGCCATCGGCCCCGGGGGCATCAGGGTCCTGCACGACCCGCTGATTGTCCGCCTGGGCATCAGCGACGACGCCATTCGGAAGGTCGAGGCCCGCGAGCGCACAGAACTCAGCCGCCGGGAAGGCGCCTACCGGGAGGGCAGGCCAGCGCCCGTCCTGAGCGGGCAGACCGTGATCCTGGTGGACGACGGACTGGCGACGGGGGCGACCATGATGGCAGCAGTTGGCGTGGCGCGCGCCTCGTCTCCGCAGAGGGTCGTCGTGACCGTGCCTGTGGCCTCCACCGAGGCCCACGCGGACCTCAGTGCGCTGGCCGACGAGGTGCTGTGCCTGTGCACGCCTCCCGACTTCCGGGCGGTGGGACAGTATTACCAGGACTTCACGCAGACCACCGACGACGAGGTGCGCTCCGCCCTGCGCGCCGCCCACGAAAGGAGCCCCCATGACCCGACCTGA
- a CDS encoding erythromycin esterase family protein, producing the protein MTRPENMALEILRREQRPLTSDADLLPLLDAIGDARFVLIGEGSHGTHEFYEERARLTRLLIEQRGFTAVAVEADWPDAYRVNRFVRGDAGADESAAGALGDFQRFPRWMWRNSVVEEFVTWLRAHNASGRARPVGFYGLDLYSLHRSMNAVIEYLQEVDQDAAQRARERYGCFEMFGENPQAYGYATEHGAWEPCEQEAMQQLLELQRRETELTAGQQVSDDEHFFAEQNARLARNAEQYYRAMFRGRESSWNIRDTHMVETLEALVEHARGRGEEARVVVWAHNSHLGDARASAMGWQRGEVNLGQLTRERWPESTFIIGQTTYDGQVLAAHDWDEPGLVMNVRPGLHGSLEALLHEVGERFWLDLRAGAPVAGALTQEQLQRFIGVIYRPATERWSHYVETTPAGQYDALLHINRTRALRPLDADAGDAQEEVPDLYPTGQ; encoded by the coding sequence ATGACCCGACCTGAGAACATGGCCCTCGAGATTCTGCGCCGCGAACAGCGCCCCTTGACGTCCGACGCGGACCTGCTCCCCCTGCTCGACGCCATCGGAGACGCCCGGTTCGTGCTGATCGGGGAGGGCTCGCACGGGACCCATGAGTTCTACGAGGAGCGCGCCCGCCTGACCCGGCTGCTGATCGAGCAGCGCGGATTTACCGCAGTCGCGGTCGAGGCCGACTGGCCCGACGCCTACCGGGTCAACCGCTTTGTGCGGGGGGACGCGGGAGCCGACGAATCTGCCGCCGGTGCCCTGGGTGATTTTCAGCGGTTTCCCCGCTGGATGTGGCGCAACAGCGTGGTCGAGGAGTTCGTGACCTGGCTGCGGGCGCACAACGCGTCCGGGCGTGCGCGGCCGGTGGGTTTCTACGGTCTGGACCTCTACAGCCTGCACCGCTCCATGAACGCGGTCATCGAGTACCTGCAGGAAGTTGATCAGGACGCGGCGCAGCGCGCACGCGAACGCTACGGCTGTTTCGAGATGTTCGGGGAGAACCCGCAGGCTTACGGCTACGCCACCGAACACGGGGCCTGGGAGCCCTGCGAGCAGGAAGCCATGCAGCAGCTGCTCGAGCTGCAGCGCCGCGAGACCGAACTAACCGCCGGGCAGCAGGTGAGCGACGACGAGCATTTTTTCGCCGAGCAGAACGCGCGGCTGGCCCGCAACGCCGAGCAGTATTACCGGGCGATGTTTCGTGGGCGGGAAAGTTCGTGGAATATCCGCGACACGCACATGGTCGAGACCCTTGAGGCCCTGGTCGAGCATGCCCGTGGGCGGGGCGAGGAGGCCCGGGTGGTCGTGTGGGCGCACAACTCGCACCTGGGGGATGCCCGAGCCAGCGCGATGGGATGGCAGCGGGGCGAGGTCAACCTGGGCCAGCTGACCCGGGAACGCTGGCCCGAGAGCACGTTCATCATCGGTCAGACTACCTACGACGGGCAGGTCCTGGCCGCGCACGACTGGGATGAGCCGGGGCTGGTGATGAATGTGCGCCCCGGCCTGCACGGCAGCCTGGAGGCCCTGCTGCACGAGGTCGGCGAGCGCTTCTGGCTGGACCTGCGCGCAGGGGCTCCGGTTGCCGGCGCCCTGACCCAGGAGCAGTTGCAACGGTTCATCGGGGTGATCTACCGGCCCGCTACAGAGCGGTGGAGCCACTATGTCGAGACCACCCCGGCCGGCCAGTACGACGCACTGCTGCACATCAACCGCACCCGGGCGCTGCGGCCCCTGGATGCAGACGCCGGCGATGCCCAGGAGGAGGTGCCGGACCTGTACCCCACAGGTCAGTAG
- a CDS encoding tyrosine-type recombinase/integrase yields the protein MTLVRATDALILANLADPVLRVRAVEAASQYDVEVLVSLTESYMLTASRKGARTSVKTIQAYSLAVREFVPWAQRSGVQLLRPGRRDGGRFVSWLQTRPSNGKGKQGRLAASSVAQYVAGARAMYRALRWAGATDAQPFEEAHVPPDPTPGIVKNPPYAAEIDAALPHCEPRLAALLLLCAHAGLRVSEALQLRLSDLSGSQLTVAGKGGKVRRVPLGRRTREALSTLTPARADGRLFHWTYGQATYRLQKAFRAAGHGDAWRGFHAARKHSGTRLYAATRDFTRVGLFLGHSSVDTTRRYVAVLDNDVSREVEDF from the coding sequence ATGACGCTGGTCCGCGCTACCGACGCCCTGATCCTGGCCAACCTCGCCGATCCGGTGTTGCGGGTCCGGGCCGTGGAGGCGGCCAGTCAGTACGACGTGGAGGTGCTGGTCAGCCTCACGGAAAGCTACATGCTGACGGCCAGCCGCAAAGGCGCACGTACCAGCGTCAAGACGATCCAGGCGTACTCGCTGGCGGTGCGTGAGTTCGTGCCGTGGGCGCAGCGCTCGGGTGTGCAGCTGCTGCGTCCGGGGCGGCGCGATGGTGGGCGGTTCGTATCGTGGCTGCAGACCCGGCCCTCCAACGGCAAGGGAAAGCAGGGGCGGCTGGCGGCGTCCAGTGTGGCGCAGTACGTGGCCGGCGCGCGTGCAATGTACCGGGCGCTCCGCTGGGCCGGGGCGACCGACGCCCAGCCCTTCGAGGAAGCGCATGTGCCGCCCGACCCCACGCCCGGAATCGTCAAGAACCCGCCGTATGCGGCGGAAATCGACGCGGCCCTGCCCCACTGCGAACCCAGGCTCGCGGCCCTGCTGCTGCTGTGCGCCCACGCGGGCCTGCGCGTCAGCGAGGCGCTGCAACTGCGCCTGTCGGACCTGAGCGGCTCGCAGCTCACCGTTGCCGGCAAGGGCGGTAAGGTGCGGCGCGTTCCGCTAGGGCGCCGGACCCGTGAAGCCCTGAGCACGCTGACCCCGGCCCGCGCTGACGGCCGGCTGTTTCACTGGACCTACGGGCAGGCGACCTACCGCCTTCAGAAAGCCTTCCGGGCCGCCGGCCACGGAGATGCCTGGCGTGGCTTTCACGCAGCGCGGAAGCATTCGGGCACGCGGCTGTATGCCGCCACGCGTGACTTTACCCGCGTGGGGCTGTTTCTGGGGCACAGCAGTGTGGACACGACCCGGCGGTATGTCGCGGTGCTCGACAATGATGTGTCGCGCGAGGTCGAGGACTTCTGA
- a CDS encoding fibronectin type III domain-containing protein: MGQVDTSVTANVPNYAVFKKGTTRTYAAYNPTASPITVTFSDGATLSVPARQVVSSRGSASNTCSADTAAPTTPGAVSSPSQSSSSVTLSWGAASDNCGVSAYEVYMNAALKATVSGTGTTISGLGADTAYLFKVRARDALGNLSPFTSEISVRTQTGGTTAASLPGTVTTNAGAIASGTSKTFPVNVNSTGTYRLSVQSTSSLNSLLINVAFAGSNYDLAVDAGQTAIADFLNVPAGSGGIVITAKSDSVSIGQISGTNLSAPSDPCATDTTAPSTPTNLTAPSRSSSSVTLSWTASTDNCAVSGYDVYMNGALKSTVSGAGATVSGLNAVTTYAFKVRARDAKGNVSAFTGDLNVTTASAAIPVPGVISSSVGAIANGASRTFDLNVTAASNLRFLITNASTSASTALTVSFNGRSVPLSIGAGQTIPVDFAGVQAGIRPLTITANSAGVALGKLEAVTY; encoded by the coding sequence ATGGGACAGGTGGACACCAGCGTCACGGCCAACGTGCCCAACTATGCGGTCTTCAAGAAAGGCACCACCCGCACCTACGCCGCCTATAACCCCACTGCCAGCCCCATCACCGTGACATTTTCCGACGGCGCCACACTCTCGGTTCCGGCCCGGCAGGTGGTCTCGTCCAGAGGCTCGGCCAGCAACACGTGCTCGGCCGACACGGCCGCCCCGACCACACCGGGGGCCGTGTCCTCGCCCTCTCAGAGCTCAAGTTCCGTCACCCTCTCCTGGGGCGCGGCCAGCGATAACTGCGGGGTCAGCGCCTACGAGGTCTACATGAACGCCGCGCTGAAAGCGACGGTCAGCGGGACAGGCACAACCATCAGCGGACTCGGCGCCGACACCGCCTACCTGTTCAAGGTCCGGGCCCGTGACGCCCTGGGCAACCTGAGCCCCTTTACCTCAGAAATCAGCGTGAGAACCCAGACGGGCGGCACAACCGCAGCTTCCCTGCCGGGCACCGTGACGACCAACGCCGGCGCCATCGCCAGCGGAACCTCGAAAACCTTTCCTGTGAACGTGAACTCCACCGGCACCTACCGCCTGTCGGTGCAGAGCACCTCCAGCCTGAACAGCCTCCTGATCAACGTGGCCTTTGCCGGCTCGAACTATGATCTGGCCGTAGACGCCGGGCAGACCGCCATCGCGGATTTCCTGAACGTCCCGGCGGGCTCGGGCGGCATCGTCATTACCGCCAAATCCGACAGCGTCAGCATCGGTCAGATCAGCGGCACGAACCTGTCGGCCCCGAGTGACCCCTGCGCCACCGATACCACGGCACCCAGCACGCCCACCAACCTGACAGCGCCCAGCAGAAGCAGCAGCAGCGTCACCCTGAGCTGGACTGCCAGCACCGACAATTGCGCAGTCAGTGGCTACGACGTGTACATGAACGGCGCCCTCAAGAGCACGGTCAGCGGCGCGGGTGCTACGGTCAGCGGCCTGAACGCCGTGACCACCTATGCCTTCAAGGTGCGCGCCCGGGACGCCAAAGGCAATGTCTCAGCCTTTACGGGCGACCTGAACGTCACGACAGCCAGTGCAGCCATCCCGGTTCCCGGCGTGATCAGCAGCAGCGTTGGCGCCATCGCCAACGGGGCCAGCAGAACCTTTGACCTGAACGTCACGGCGGCCAGCAACCTGCGTTTTCTGATCACCAACGCCAGCACCTCGGCCAGTACAGCCCTGACCGTCAGCTTCAACGGACGCAGCGTGCCCCTGTCCATCGGGGCCGGGCAGACCATTCCAGTAGATTTTGCCGGCGTCCAGGCCGGCATCCGGCCGCTGACCATCACGGCCAATTCCGCTGGCGTGGCTCTGGGCAAACTGGAGGCGGTGACCTACTAG